A stretch of DNA from Ricinus communis isolate WT05 ecotype wild-type chromosome 4, ASM1957865v1, whole genome shotgun sequence:
ctcGAGgctgtaaaatttaatatttgagtGTCGTTTCGATCCCTATCTACAGGAGACGATCGACTTTTTTAGTCAATAAGCCATGAATTTAGAAAACCTTGTTAtgctaaaattatttaattagaatgtGTAATAATAAATGCAGGTAGCAAGTTGGGGTGCGTACCTTCTGTCACGCAACATACTAACAATGTCATTTGCACCAAGAGATACCCATGAAGCCCAAGTTCAATTTGCACTAGAAAGGGGTGTTCCTGCTTTAATCGGTGTTCTTGCCTCCAAAAGACTCCCTTACCCATCCACAGCTTTCGACATGGCCCATTGCTCTCGCTGCCTTATTCCATGGGCTGACCTTGGTATGcattttatctttatcttttcaTAGGTGATAATGTGACATTAATTTTGAcattgttatattatttaatgcAACAGAGGGGCTGTTTCTAATTGAAGTTGATAGAGTTCTCCGGCCGGGTGGATACTGGATTCTTTCCGGCCCTCCCATCCGGTGGAAGAAATATTGGAAAGGTTGGGAGAGAACAAAGGAAGATTTGAATGCCGAACAGACCAAAATTGAGAATGTAGCTAAGAGCCTGTGCTGGAAAAAATTGGTAGAGAAGGATGACATTGCTATTTGGCAAAAGCCACTCAATCACTTAAATTGCAAAATTAACAGGAATATTACACAGAATCCACCTTTCTGTCCCAGAGATCAGGATCCTGACAAAGCCTGGTGCGTATGCTTATCAAGGGCAAGCTTGATTAGtggttaaataattaatctgatttcaaattcttaattatCTTCTGCAGGTACACAAAGTTGGAGACATGTTTGAGTAACTTGCCCGAGGTATCAAACAACCAAGAAATTGCAGGTGGAAAATTGAAGAAGTGGCCTGAAAGATTAAATGCTGTCCCACCAAGAATTAGTAGAGGATCAGTTAAAGGATTGACGGCAGAAAATTTCCAGAAAGACATAAAACTATGGACTAAGAGGGtgcaatattataaaactgtTAATAACCAATTAGGACAAGCTGGAAGATACAGAAACCTTTTGGACATGAACGCTCAGTTAGGTGGATTTGCTGCTGCTCTAATTGATCTACCAGTTTGGGCAATGAATGTTATTCCTGTCCAAGCCAAGGTCAATACTCTTGGAGTCATTTATGAACGAGGATTAATTGGGACATATCAGGATTGGTAAGCCAGAACTCTCACATGTCCTTTTGATTTGCAGAGTAATTAAGGggacttttaaaatttaattcctTTTTCACTTTGAAATAACTAAGTCGGCgagattttattttcactAGATTAATTTTGTACATTGATGTGGCACAACTTTTGCTATGGTCTTTAATGTTTGTCAGGTGTGAAGCAATGTCTACTTATCCAAGAACGTATGATTTAATTCACGCTGATTTGGTGTTTAGCCTCTACCAGGGCAGGTAATTGCCaatttaatgttttaattACTTTGCAATatcctaattaaaaaaaaaaaaacccgaAAATTAGCTTCTTTACATGCATTAGACTTGCAAAGACGTGACTTGTATGGTTTTACAGATGTGAAATGGAAGATATTTTGTTGGAGATGGACAGAATTCTGAGACCTGAAGGGAGTGTGATATTTAGAGATGATGTTGACATGTTGGtgaagataaaaagaataaccGATGGGTTAAATTGGGAAAGTCAAATTGTTGACCATGAGGATGGACCTCTTGAGAGAGAAAAGCTTCTTTTTGCAGTGAAGTCGTATTGGACAGCTCCCGCTGCTGCTGATCAAAATGGGTCTAATTCTTCTTAAAGGGATACATTTACTTTGCTTTCAGTTTAGATTTTTGTTCTATTTAGATTTATAGCGGCAGCCAATCTAATTAACTGATGGCATAACCGTGCACACATGCTTAGATTATCCAGATTAAGTTACACCTGAATAGGACATAGGTTAGCctgttttcattttcttttgtcaCTCAAGTGTTTGTATTGATCTTATCTATGTTTCTGATATTTGCTTAGTTGTAGCCAGATATTCCAGTGTTGGTAAACATGAatacaaatattttctatttgttttgaaaaatagTGTTTCTTATCCTACTGCCAATTAAGGAAGCTGAAATACACTGCAGTACGTCTGAATTTGTTCTAAACatggaaaagaaatgaaatgatCTAACCAATTTGGAGGCCAATACAATAACGATGAGCTCAGGATTTGTATTAGGTGACTCACGCAAAAGCTCAACTACATCTGTCTCGCCACCAGCTACAAATTAAGCTTCACTGCATAACAATTCGAACATAAGAGAAAAGagatcaaaagaaagaaaaaaaaaaggaacgaAAATACTACTCATTGGCCATGGCAGCTCCCAAGTTCTTGCAAGCAGCACTACTTCTCTTGATAATTGCAGTTGCGGTGCAGACCCAGGAAGCTCAATCACAGACTTGTCCAAGCCAGCTGAATAGCCTGAACGTATGCGCACCCTTTGTGGTGCCTGGTGCGACTAATACCAACCCAAATGCGGAATGTTGTAGTGCACTTCAATCAGTCGAACACGACTGCCTCTGCAACACACTCAGGATTGCGGCTCGCCTTCCTTCCCAGTGCAATCTCGCACCTGTAAACTGCGGCAACTGgtaattaacatattttttttagaaaaagaaaagaaagaaattggcAATTGCAAATACATTATGCATTCTTTTAACTGATtcgttttcatttttctttcgttccttttttttttttaatgcagAGCACAAGTACATGCATGAAGGCAGTGCAAAAGAATGGTCAAGGAATAATGTCGGATAGggaattaaaatttaggtATCATGGTCTTacattttactttctttacCTAAATGTATCCCGATCTGCGGGCAAGCAAATAGTTCAtgtcaagaaataaataaaacctgagtatcttttagtatttaataaacaGTTAACTGTGTTGCAATATATGGGTGGATAGTGCAATTTCTAGAATGGCAGTGCGAGATTAGAAACACGAATATGGAAAGACAATTAATCGCAAATTTTAGCAGTAATTCACATGATGATGGATCTAGCCTAACTGACATGCCATAAAATGGAACTGATAATGGATTCAAAGGGCTTCAGAATATATGAGTAAATAATGTCATATTGAATATGGCCCTTTGACCTCTGATGAACATGTGTTGTTAGTTAAACTGCTGGAGGAGAATGAACGACCACAAGGTATCACGTTGTATATCATGCAATTTTTTGGGTCCAAAACTATAGGAtttctgaaaaagaaaaaccattaaGGACATAGGTAGTTACATTTGGGAATGAAGAAAGCCGGTGGAGGAAATGGAGGATTGTGCATGCAAATCAGGGATCAGAAGTGGAGGGAAATTATCTGGCCTTAGAAAGAAATATTGCTGAAGGAAAGAATGTTGAGACAGGAAACTTGGTTGATGAGGATGAGGGTCAAATGAATTGGCTAGACCTGATCATGGGCCGGGCCTGACCGGGCTTGACTTTATTTTGAACAAGTTcgagaattttttaatatctctcAGCCCAAGCCCGAacctgaattttttttaaaaagctcGGTCCGGCTCGACTAATTGTTAAACCTGTAAATTTGGGTCGGGTCTGGGCGTGTTTGGGTCGGacttgagtttagttttatttaaatatattattaataacaataaaattatagacaAAAATAATAGGTGTTAAGTGGTATGTAgtacttaattataagttaaagGTCACAAGTTCAAATGCTAGAtatgacatttttttttcctaattaaactaaatatcGGGCCGGACCGGGTCGGGTTTGGGTGTTTATATAAAAGCCCAAGCCCGGTCCGAAGACTACTGACTTTTTTCGGGTTCGGGCCAGGCTGGGCTTGTATACAAAATTTATTGTCCAAGTCCGGCCCGAAAAGTGCGGGCCGGGCGGATACCCaggcccatgaacaggtctagaATTGGCTAATACCTTTAAaccaaaaaagtaaaagaatggATGGAAATACAGATGTAACTAACTAGCATGGTTACTGGGCTGGATGTGGTCCAAATCtaagaattaattttggatTCGTAAGATCGACCATCAACAGAAGACTCCAGGCCAGCCGAGACCAGTGAACGTGTTAAGCTACAATAGGTTATTGCAGCATGCGTGAATTACTGACTCAATAAATAGATCAAACAGAGGGTTGGACCAATTTATATAGTCTAAAAATCAATCCTTAAATGTTATTAGCCAATTTTTAAAAGTCCTGAATCGGACGTTAGTTTCGTCCACTTGATtgtatgaaaattttatatttaggtCTAAAGATTCAACCCAGTATTATTATtccatttcattttatttttaaatgattttagaatctaaagagaaaagatatttaatttcaaGTGTGATTATAATACGAATAAGCTCGAGTTGTTAAGAAATTGTATTTAAAAGccactaataataaaattaaaaatacaactttTAGACTTAGTCCTTATACTTGAAGGACCTTAAAACTGGAGAGTGGTCCCTGACTACCAGACAGTAGCCTGGCAGTTGAGAGATACTGTGTTCGAAAAGTCATCTTACTGTAAAGTAATAACTCAAAGTCTACTGCCAACACAATGGCCACAGAAGGCAAATGAcactttttcttatatagtcTATTACTTgtagatatatatattcttgTACCATACTAGATTTGACTTTAATTTGGTGgtattatttgttaaaagtatcaaaattattggcaAATTAATATCTAAGAATCAAAGTTGAGTTGAATTAAGCAATATCTGTAAAGATCCTTTTGGTTTAAGATTGTGAATGAGAATGGAAATAGAAATGAGAATGAAgagaaatataactattttatatgTTGTTTGGTTTAGTATGGAATGaatatcaaattcatttatcATTAATACTTACTAATAGTTAAgagaatagttatatttaatttgtaattactatacgtaataaatatataaaaataatatttatttaattgacaaattattatttcatttatttgattatttataattgatctTACTTAATTCCCATGTAAAacaatttttcatttcttaagaaggaaaagaaaatgcgTGAATTTCAATGATGGGATAATtccattttaatttcaaaataattttttttatgaactaAGCACCAAAATAGGTGCCATTCATTCTCATTGCATTctcaccttttcttttcacaaACAAACCACTTCTAAACGAAAGTAAACATTAATTACAAGCTACAGTATCTCcaagttaaaagaaaacttcaAGTATTAGGGTACTAGGGCATTTGATTTTATCAATGGTTCATATTAACCTTGAAATAGGCAATTTAATTGTCAATCTACGTGCTATGTGTATTACCACCCACTCACTTTTAGCTCAATTCTTGTCTTTAAGCAACTAATTAGTTGCTTGCATATAAGGCCCATAAGTCCTCACCAGATACAAAAACAAGTAAATCACCAAATCAAAGTTAACATTTATAAGGACTACATTATTGCCCTAACAAAATGTTTAGTTACTCATCATTCAAGGGTtcataattagaataaatagaAAGTCAATTTAATAATCATCACAAGagaaaaattcaagaaaatggGGATTGAGAATACTCTAAGATGAAGTTGTAGCTTCACCCAAGCTTGCAAGTCTCTAAACTTGTTGTTCTCCTAACCTTCTTCACTTGCTATTACACTAAGATGAATTCTAGCTTGTCAAATCACCTTtctattaatgaaattttggctcaaaaccctaaaaaagaaGTGTGTAGAGAACGTATTTCAACTGAGGAAGAAGTTTACGACGCTAATCCAACCAATCTTGCATGCACAAAGGAAAAAAGCTACTAGTTTATCTCTTCATCAAATCAAGTTAGACAAAGGTCCATAATGAAGTTTCAATCAATTCATTTTCCTTGATATTTAAGTAAAATATGCTAGACATTCTCTCATACAATTATGGAACTCCGTATCAAGTGGTTATGTTACTATTTTAGTTACTTTTAGGCGATTTCAATGAAATGAAGACCCTAATTTAATGTGTTTCTAGCatagattttcctttttttttttgttaaaggAAGAtcaaaactatattaaaaaaggGAATCCCTAAGAAAGTCGGGGACTTCCACCCAAACATCAGAGCAAGCATTAAAACGGGAGCTCCTTGTTAGAACATGGGCAACCCCATTTCCTTGCcttttaacaaaagaaacgTTGAAATCTTGAATAGGCTCGGcaatttttttagaaagagAAATGATGATGCCAAACTCTGTAACATCCACTGAAGCACTATTAAAAGCATCAACCACCAACTTCGGGTCCAGCTCAAAGACGACGTGGCTATACTGTCCATGTTTGATCCAAGACAAAGCTCACAGTTACACTTGAGCCAAACCTTATCATTGCTTAATGGTTTCATCAGTCCCATATCAAAGGAGAGAACTTTTGTGATTCTATTTGAACCTTTAACCAGTTGcacctttattttcttttattatttctcatggtttttattgaaaaattcactttcagtttaaaataaaaactggcATTGAAAATTCCATGGAAGAtctgaagaaaaaataaaagatgaagttcaaaacacataaaatataaataaataagtaaatgaaatAAGTTAGCAATGGTCGAAGCTACTGACCTGGAAGGTGGTATTACCACAGAGCCTCATTCTCTGCAATGGTCTCCCCCTCCGATCGATTGTATCAAAATTAACTTTGATGCAGACTATTGCAAAGATCAGAAAGTTGGTACAATGGGTGCCATTGGTCATGATCGTAGAGCTGTAATGCAAGGCTGGTGCGATGAAGTGTTAGTTAGAGTTTTATGACCCTTTAATTCAAGAAATAATGGCACTTTGGGAAATGGGATGGTCTTCTATCATGAAGGTCGTTACCAGAATGGCTAGCCAAAGGAAATGTGATATTGCAAATTTTCAGATATTTTATCCCTCTCTTAGCAATTTCTAAGATGTTACTTTCATTTTATACCTATATCTATTAACCATTTGACCCATCGTATTTCGGATAAAGATTGAATTTCTTTTccgaatttatatttaatagttgaatatatataatttaaatttttcagtaaataatttattaaatttgtcaCGACTCACTCTGTGGAcctgtgaccggcactaggaaattgataggcttaaggccaccgaatcccgtagtaagcctgacactcactatctcaatcaaatctcatctcaaattaatattattaaagccataaattatcttaatagttacattttacataattactttggtctgccagaaaaattaggcAAGACtcgaaactcataaaatttacaactcatatatctactattactactgcggagaatctaagattttacaattaacataccaaatcaaatatatcacccgatgatgaaggagtcggattactaaataagagtcgcgggaagactaacaatcacgcatctgaaaaaaaataaattgagactgtcagtctcgagagtgagtaaaaatcaaataatctagagactattgcagtcttcacggaaaatattaattattcgaatcattatatcaaaccatgcacgtaaatacaactcatattatgatcataccaaataaataaataaataaaatatatttttacttttacgggacgagtggctcagtagaaccctaatctccaaattctagtagccttttggctctcttgatccaataagactggcgcacaaagagcaatgctcgaccaaggaccttacctccaatCTAGttacttaagtatccaaataagccggcgcccagagagcaatgcacgaccagggacctttactctggCATCTCATTCTAATAGGACTGGCgtccagagagcaaagctcgaccagggtccttaactccagtccggtcacttaatattcaaataagtCGGCGcacagagagcgaag
This window harbors:
- the LOC8258285 gene encoding probable methyltransferase PMT16, whose translation is MAGADLEYHPTSKPSKPFMAKMFPFSFKRKNLFSLLLISFLCIFCYLFGLWQRAGSFTLSTTTTNTIVSIPCKPTTTATNNKKQEEPLDFVPHHVAQDGGVTVAPEVKIYPPCNVNFSEYTPCEDDNRSLRFNRRQLIYRERHCPETYEKIKCRIPAPYGYKNPFTWPASRNFAWYANVPHKHLTVEKAVQNWIRYEGDRFRFPGGGTMFPNGADAYIDDIGKLINLNDGSIRTAIDTGCGVASWGAYLLSRNILTMSFAPRDTHEAQVQFALERGVPALIGVLASKRLPYPSTAFDMAHCSRCLIPWADLEGLFLIEVDRVLRPGGYWILSGPPIRWKKYWKGWERTKEDLNAEQTKIENVAKSLCWKKLVEKDDIAIWQKPLNHLNCKINRNITQNPPFCPRDQDPDKAWYTKLETCLSNLPEVSNNQEIAGGKLKKWPERLNAVPPRISRGSVKGLTAENFQKDIKLWTKRVQYYKTVNNQLGQAGRYRNLLDMNAQLGGFAAALIDLPVWAMNVIPVQAKVNTLGVIYERGLIGTYQDWCEAMSTYPRTYDLIHADLVFSLYQGRCEMEDILLEMDRILRPEGSVIFRDDVDMLVKIKRITDGLNWESQIVDHEDGPLEREKLLFAVKSYWTAPAAADQNGSNSS
- the LOC8258284 gene encoding protein MEN-8, encoding MAAPKFLQAALLLLIIAVAVQTQEAQSQTCPSQLNSLNVCAPFVVPGATNTNPNAECCSALQSVEHDCLCNTLRIAARLPSQCNLAPVNCGN